A single genomic interval of Argopecten irradians isolate NY chromosome 8, Ai_NY, whole genome shotgun sequence harbors:
- the LOC138328824 gene encoding LOW QUALITY PROTEIN: patched domain-containing protein 3-like (The sequence of the model RefSeq protein was modified relative to this genomic sequence to represent the inferred CDS: deleted 1 base in 1 codon) — MVFSTKLEDRISAFFGLYGKVLSNYPWTLIMICILVNGLLGVNIQWMTSDSDIGRVYTPTNSLAEQDRDKILSIFPDFSGTNFYRQSMDSLGYFGEIIFKPRYESNALARKFQSQIENVLETAHSTFVTDVDDNIFRYEDLCAKRNGQCVVDGECLLDSTFWDMLENGSITKEVFEKEDYSFVIGTPTFVNNTLQSAPALKFRLNLRHDSTTFSTLSAKWETQFLETSKKMRLNNSDIAYQISDSLNTELDANTGGDVTYFSLTFTLMITYASFVAAGGNCVSNRGHLGRAGVISAGLAILGSFGLMSTCHVDFVNIVGVMPFLIIGIGVDDMFIMMSGLADADQSAKIEDKIAYVMKKSGIAITITSLTNFIAFAVGITSVFKSVRNFCIYTATAVGFCYLNQITFFLGCMVLHERRVAANRHCATCSPIEFPTENNQSDSTATRVCCTGSPAKSRNEQESMLEKIPRLVIPRMIINIPAKVLIIISYLTYLGFAIFGVTRLHQGLILQNLVSDGSYYYQFSQWDLDYFPSNFPITFVIPNHQSYSSIHVSENLNSIFKIAKNDVDIEDIYELNWLASYRISPFFTNKSESDFTDGLQYFLNNSNVFKNDVVFNPTNGRIEASRFHVMSKNIKDSYTQGKLMLRMREIASNSVIPCFAYSPSFIFFEQYVAVLPSTLQTVGIAVAAVFVVACVLMPDPFLIICIALSLTSIITGVLGFMHFWGLSLSSITMIHVIMSVGFSVDFSAHICHAFLTSEGRDRNARVCKALEMTAGPIFNSAVSSIVGIIMLILSESYVFVSFFRVMLLVILFGIFHGLFVLPIIFSLIGPTEAMKGNVRLFNGKDNQKEDKPGRSNLGYEAND, encoded by the exons ATGGTTTTCTCAACAAAATTGGAGGATAGAATTTCTGCCTTTTTCGGACTATACGGGAAAGTTTTGTCAAACTACCCTTGGACTTTAATCATGATATGTATCCTTGTCAATGGGCTTCTTGGTGTAAACATTCAATGGATGACGTCAGACTCCGATATAGGAAGAGTGTACACTCCGACTAACAGCCTAGCTGAACAAGACAGAGACAAAATTCTATCCATTTTTCCAGATTTCTCGGGAACCAACTTTTACCGACAAAGTATGGACAGTCTTGGGTATTTTggagaaattatt tttaaacctCGATATGAAAGTAATGCGTTGGCAAGAAAATTTCAAAGCCAAATTGAAAACGTCTTAGAAACGGCACATAGTACATTTGTCACTGATGTTGATGATAACATTTTCAGATATGAGGATCTCTGTGCAAAAAGAAATGGTCAATGTGTCGTAGATGGCGAGTGTTTGCTAGATTCAACATTCTGGGATATGCTGGAGAATGGAAGTATAACTAAAGAGGTCTTTGAGAAAGAAGACTACTCATTCGTAATTGGAACTCCAACATTTGTTAACAACACTCTTCAGTCCGCACCGGCTTTAAAATTCAGACTCAATTTGCGACACGATTCTACAACATTCAGCACACTTTCTGCCAAATGGGAAACTCAGTTTTTAGAAACATCAAAGAAAATGAGATTGAACAATTCAGACATTGCTTACCAGATATCAGATTCACTGAACACCGAACTTGACGCCAACACAGGGGGAGACGTAACATACTTTTCTCTTACTTTCACTTTAATGATTACATATGCATCTTTTGTTGCTGCCGGTGGGAATTGTGTATCCAATCGTGGACACCTAGGACGAGCTGGGGTCATCTCGGCAGGATTGGCTATCCTCGGATCATTCGGACTAATGTCCACGTGTCACGTCGACTTTGTCAACATTGTGGGTGTCATGCCATTTCTGATAATCG GAATTGGTGTGGATGATATGTTTATCATGATGTCCGGCCTTGCGGACGCTGACCAGTCCGCAAAAATAGAAGACAAAATCGCTTACGTCATGAAAAAAAGTGGAATTGCAATAACGATCACTTCTTTAACAAACTTCATCGCCTTTGCTGTTGGAATTACATCCGTCTTCAAGAGTGTCAGAAACTTTTGTatttacacag cCACTGCAGTGGGGTTTTGCTATCTGAACCAGATAACCTTCTTCCTCGGGTGTATGGTGTTACATGAGAGGAGAGTAGCCGCCAATAGACACTGCGCTACCTGTTCTCCAATCGAATTCCCGACCGAAAACAACCAATCAGACTCGACTGCAACACGAGTTTGCTGCACAGGTTCTCCAGCTAAATCGAGAAATGAGCAAGAGAGCATGCTCGAGAAAATCCCACGATTAGTCATACCTAGAATGATAATCAACATACCTGCAAAGGTgttgataattatatcatactTGACTTATCTTGGGTTTGCTATATTTGGAGTTACACGTTTACATCAAGGGTTGATTCTACAAAACTTGGTCTCAGATGGTTCCTACTATTATCAGTTCAGTCAATGGGATTTGGATTACTTCCCTTCGAATTTCCCTATAACTTTTGTCATACCGAACCATCAAAGCTATTCCTCAATACATGTGTCTGAAAATTTGAATTCTATctttaaaattgcaaaaaatgaCGTTGACATCGAAGACATATATGAATTAAATTGGTTGGCCTCGTATCGAATTTCTCCTTTCTTCACAAATAAATCAGAAAGCGACTTTACAGATGGACTCCAATATTTTCTGAacaattcaaatgtttttaaaaatgacgTCGTATTTAATCCAACAAATGGCCGAATTGAAGCCAGTCGATTTCATGTGATGTCAAAGAACATAAAAGATAGTTATACACAAGGAAAACTAATGCTACGAATGCGGGAAATTGCAAGTAATTCTGTGATTCCTTGTTTCGCATATTCTCCTTCTTTTATATTCTTTGAACAGTATGTCGCTGTATTGCCCAGTACCCTTCAGACAGTAGGTATAGCAGTAGCTGCCGTATTTGTCGTTGCCTGTGTACTGATGCCAGATCCTTTCCTTATAATTTGCATCGCTTTGTCACTGACCTCTATTATCACTGGTGTTCTTGGCTTCATGCACTTCTGGGGATTATCTCTAAGTTCTATAACCATGAttcatgtcatcatgagtgtagGTTTCTCGGTAGATTTCAGTGCACATATATGCCACGCTTTCTTGACGTCGGAAGGCCGGGATAGGAATGCCAGAGTATGCAAAGCACTAGAAATGACTGCCGGTCCTATTTTCAACAGCGCCGTTTCGTCCATCGTAGGCATCATAATGCTGATATTATCTGAATCCTATGTATTCGTTTCATTTTTCCGCGTGATGTTACTTGTCATTTTGTTTGGTATTTTCCATGGGTTGTTTGTGCTTCCAATAATATTTTCCCTGATAGGACCAACGGAAGCGATGAAGGGCAATGTTCGCCTCTTTAATGGCAAAGACAACCAGAAGGAAGACAAACCAGGACGTTCTAATCTTGGGTATGAAGCGAACGATTGA